In the genome of Arabidopsis thaliana chromosome 4, partial sequence, the window CCTAAGATGGAGTATTTTGCAAATACTTGgctacaataaaaaaaactgatagaTTTGTGTGAAAAACGCTATTTTCAGTTATTAATTACTGTAATCATTAATGTTGAAATGTCGTTTTCCATCTTATGGTTTTATTCTTGTGGAGAATTAATGTTCCAAAAACAGCTTTGACTCTAATAAATTGGGAAATATAAAAAGGAGATTTCTttctaaatccaaaattttttttaactaaataagattattttagacatcatcaaaatatatctTGTCTTAAATTTGAGTTAAGTTGTCTTAATTAAATTTCTCGGAGTAGTGTAATAATTTTCATATGTAAATTAACAATTGACAGCATCGAGACAAACCTTGCCTTTTTGGCATTAGATAATACAGATtataattgtaattaaaaaaaaataaacttggTTTCATTTCTTAATAAAAAGCCTTCAATCTCACCAACACCACCACTGTCACAACtcacaaagcaaaaaaaaaactagtctTCTTCTATGTCAATCAGAGCCATGGGAGATCAAAAAACACTTTCTTACGACAAATCTAATAAACccttttattcttcttcttcatctccatgtTCCTTCACAGCCATCGTCGTCTTCTTGATCTTCGTCTCATATCTCTTATACTCATTCagtttcatctcttttctAAACCCATATTCACCTTCTAAATCCCCCAATTCTCTCCTCGTACCCGTTATCCGTCTCGGGTCGGGTCAAACACCTGAGGAACAAACGGAGCTCAAACACATAGTCTTCGGAATCGCCGCGTCTTCAGATCTATGGAAGCATCGTAGAGAATACGTGAAAACATGGTGGAAACCTAACGGAGTCATGAACGGCGCCGTTTGGCTCGACAAACCCATCAACGACaccgtttcttcttcatcagcttTGCCTCAGATCAGAATCTCTTCCGACACGTCGAGTTTCAAGTACCGTTACCGTAACGGTCACAGATCAGCGATCAGGATCACGAGAATCGTGTCCGAGACGGTGAGGATGTTAAACGGAACGGAAGCGGAGAGAAACGTGAGGTGGGTTGTGATGGGTGACGACGATACCGTGTTTTTCACGGAAAATcttgttagggttttgagaaaGTACGATCATAAACAGTTTTATTACATCGGAGCTCCGTCCGAGAGTCATTTGCAGAATCTTCATCAGTTTTCTTATGGAATGGCGTACGGTGGAGGAGGGTTTGCTATAAGTTATCCATTAGCCAAGGTTTTGGAGAAGATGCAAGATCGGTGTATCGAGAGATACTCCGATTTGTACGGATCCGATGATCGGATTCATGCTTGTATGGCTGAGCTTGGTGTTCCTCTCACTAAAGAAGTTGGATTCCATCAGGTTAGTTTTGTTATTACCGAGAAAAATCAGCCGGAAAAACACAAAGTAAATGTGAAATAGTAAAACTTAAAATCCGTGATTAGATTCATTTGTCATTGACTCTTGTTACTTCACTTActgattattaattttatggtATGGTTTATAACAGTTTGATGTATACGGGAATCTCTTAGGGCTATTATCTGTCCATCCACAAGCACCAATAGTATCAATCCATCACCTAGACGTAGTGGATCCTATATTCCCAAAAACAAACCGAGTCAACGCATTAAAGAAGCTAATGATCCCAGCGAAACTCGATTCAGCGAGTCTTGTCCAACAATCGGTATGCTATGATAAGAGTCATCAGTGGACAATGTCAATCTCGTGGGGATACACAGTTCAAATCACGCGTACGTATATGCCAGCAAGGATGATGGAAGTGCCTACTCGCACTTTTAATGATTGGCACTTACGTAGCGATTTCACTAATCTTGCATTCAACACACGTCCGGTAACATGGACGGATTGTCAGCGTCCTCGTGTGTTTTATTTCTCTCATGCGTTTAgtaactcttcttcttctgatacAACGACGATTAGCCAATACTTGAGGCACGACGAATGGTATCCTAAATGTGAATGGGGAATCGCGGATCCTTCCGAGATCAATCAGATATTTGTCTACAAAAAGCCTACTCCGGATAGGTGGAG includes:
- a CDS encoding fringe-like protein, with the protein product MGDQKTLSYDKSNKPFYSSSSSPCSFTAIVVFLIFVSYLLYSFSFISFLNPYSPSKSPNSLLVPVIRLGSGQTPEEQTELKHIVFGIAASSDLWKHRREYVKTWWKPNGVMNGAVWLDKPINDTVSSSSALPQIRISSDTSSFKYRYRNGHRSAIRITRIVSETVRMLNGTEAERNVRWVVMGDDDTVFFTENLVRVLRKYDHKQFYYIGAPSESHLQNLHQFSYGMAYGGGGFAISYPLAKVLEKMQDRCIERYSDLYGSDDRIHACMAELGVPLTKEVGFHQFDVYGNLLGLLSVHPQAPIVSIHHLDVVDPIFPKTNRVNALKKLMIPAKLDSASLVQQSVCYDKSHQWTMSISWGYTVQITRTYMPARMMEVPTRTFNDWHLRSDFTNLAFNTRPVTWTDCQRPRVFYFSHAFSNSSSSDTTTISQYLRHDEWYPKCEWGIADPSEINQIFVYKKPTPDRWSK